The sequence AACGGATTGAAATTCAATTTTAATTTTCTGTTTTTCAGCAATTTTTTTTAACCAATCAGTTCCTGATCTTCCCGGTGCAAGTATAACATAATCTGAAAATATTTCTTCATCTTTAATTTTTATGCCACATACTCCATTTGTATCAACTAGTATATTCTCAACATCTTTTTCTATTCTAAAAATCACTCCTTTTGATTGTAAAAATTCTGTCATATTTTCAATTACATTTGGTAATTTATCTGAACCGATATGCAGTTGTTTTAAAGGTAAAAATCTTACTCCGTTCTTTTTAGCTTCTCTTGATAATTCTTCAGCTTTTCCATCAGGTTCAAAATAATCTTCTGGTTTAGCACCAAAATGAATAAATATTTTTTTGATTTTTTCTAATAACTTTTCAGTTTCTTCAAGACTTTCAAATTGAAGCAAATCTCCCCCAACTTCATGATGAAAATTTACTTTACCATCTGAAAAAGTCCCCGCACCACCAACCCCATGAAGAATAGCACATGGATTACATTTAGAACAATAACCAGTTGCTTTTTTTGGGCAAATTCTTTCTTTAACTTTTTTACCTTTATCAAAAATAGTTATTTCTAAATTTGGATTCTCACATAAATCATAAGCAGCAAACAATCCTGCAGGTCCTGCCCCAACAATAAGTACTTTTTTCATATTCCCACATAATAATATTTAATAAGAAAGGTATTTATTGGTTGCTCCAAAGCATATTAAACATAATTTTTATTATTTCAGAAGTATTCTTATTTTTTATTAAGGAAATTCTTCCTTCTTCAAAAACAGCAAAATAATCATTAAAAATTATTATTCCTTTATCCATTTTTTTATTTATTTTTTTTATTTTAATTTTAAGTTTTTCTTCTTCAAATTCAAAATCTTTTCCAAAACACAATATTTCATTAATTTTAGTTTTCTTTTTTAAATTTAAAATTTTATTATTAAAATCATTAATTACATTTTCCCCTTCAAATCTTTCTTCTATAAATTCGGAAAAAGGTTTTGAATATATTTTTTCTAATTTAGGCATTAAAAGATCTACAATATCCTGCTTCTGTTTTAACTGATCCTTTTCTTTTTTTAAGAGTTTATTTAGTGCGCTTGGAGGCGCACATTTAAACTCTTTTTTGCTCTCCTTAATTGTGTGGGTAACCAATTCCTTACCAATCAAATTTTCAAGTGTATCATATACATACGGCCTGTATGTATTTGTATTTTTTGATAATTGCGATGCAGATAAAGGACCTCCTTCAAGCAAGGCGATATAAATCTTTATTTCTTGATCTGAAAGACCAAGCGCCTTTAACTTTGACTTATCCATCGTGTGTTTATTACAAAAGCAAGGTTTTTAAAGTTGTCGTAAAAGGCGACGACACAATCATGACGCAATCATGATGACTAAATACAAAATCAATAACTCTTTCTTAAAATTTAATTTTCTCTTTAATTAATTTTACAAATTCTTTTGCTTTTTTGAGTGTATAATTAGCTTCATAAATAGTAACAATTCCTGCTTCATCATAAACTGCAGAATGTCTTTTTTTCCGAATCATACTCAAAATTTCAATTAATTCTTTGTGTTTAACCCCTAACACAACTTCAACAAATTCTAATGTTGTTTTATGAATATCTTCATTATTCGGAGTATAACCATAAGAATACATAAGTGCTCGTGCTGCTTGAAGAATAGAATTATATGAAATAGTAAAACTCCAATCTAATAAATCATTTTTTAAATTAACTTCTGAAGCTTTTAAATCTCTTTCACACAAAGATAATAAATTAGTTATTTGCTCTTTATCTATTGGAATTTTTTTAATTTTCTTTGTTTTAATTAAATTAGAAAGCTCCATCACAATCACCAAATAAAATTATTTTTTGTTTATTCAAAACATTTTTTAAAAAACCATAATTTTTTTTAGTATTAAATTCTTTTATGGGCATGATAGTATAATTAATCTCTTTATTTATAATTTTTTCTATATCCCTAATTTTTCTATTAACTTCCTCGATATTTGGAGACCCCAAAATAAACAAGTCAATATCACTTTTATTGGTAAAATCTCCTTCTGCATATGAACCATAAATAAATGCTGATTGTATTTTTTCAATATTTGATAATGTGTCTTTTATTTTTGCTGTATAACCCCCTGCCTTAAAAAGAATATTCCTCAAATCATCCATAAAATTACATGAAGGATTTATAAAATAAATAGTTTGATTTCCTATTTTCTTTTTTGAAAAAATTCCTGCTTTTTCAAGATTAATAAATTCTCTCCTGATCTGAGCTGGATTTTCATTTAAGAATCTGGCTGTTCCACGTATATTATTTCCTTCTTTATTAATGAATAAAAAATAATTTAAAATTCCAACTCTTACTGTGGAAGTTATTAAAGAAAAAATTGGATCTTTATTTTTTAGGATTTTATTCATGTATACTTTTTATATACAAATGTTTATAAAATGTATACAATTAATTTTTATCAGTAATTTTTATTATATGATAACCAAAATCAGTTTTAATTGGGCCAACAACATCTTCTACTTCTGCACTAAAACATGCATCTTCAAATTCTTTTACCATTTGGCCCCTATCAAAAAAACCCAAATCACCGCCATTTTCTCCGCTTGGGCATAAAGAAACCTGTCTTGCGATAGCTTCAAAAGTTTCTCCACTATCTATGCGCTCTAAAATTTTTTCTGCTTCTTTTTTAGTTTTTACCAATATGTGACTTGCTCTTATCAAATTCTCACCATGTTTTGAAAATAGATTGACAGGTTAAATAAAAAAGAAAAGATTCTCTTAAATTTTCTTTCAAGATTTTCTTAAGTTCTTTTCTTTTTACAAGGTTTGACATCTTTGATGTCAAATTTTGAAATATTTTTTAATATTTCAAAGGTTTTTCTTTTCTCGAAAGAAAAGAAAAAACTTAACCAAATAGACCTGCTAATCCTGCAGCTGCTTCTTCTTCTTTTTTACCTTCATCTTCAGCTGGTTCTTCTTTCTTTGCTGCTGCTGGTGCTGCTGCTACTGCCATAGATGGTACTACTCCCATAGATGGTGCTTTTAATGCATCTTCCCAATTTACATCTTTAACTGCATCAGCCAAAACTTTTGCTTTTGCTGCATCTGCTTCTGCTCCTGCTGCTTTTAGAATCGCCAAGATATTGGCATCTGTTATATCTTTCTCAGCTCCTTTTAATAAAAGTGCTGCGTGTAGATATGGATCTATTTTTGTCATATATACCCCTCCAAATATGATTATTCTGTTTTTTCTTTAGGTTCATCTTTTTTATTAAATTTTACTTCAATTCCTAAACCTAAAGCTTGTGAATATACTTGTGAAATTAAATCATCGATAACAGATTCACTATATAATTTTTCATTTACTGCAAAATTAACTGCATCCATAAATGATTTCTGTAATAAATATTCTGCATTTTGTGCTGTTGGAATATTTGTATTAACGGATAATGCAAATGCATTTTGTAATTCCTGTTTGAAATCCAAAGTTAATTGCTCTGAAGTAATATCTAGAATATCTGGTCTATAAACCAATCCTTCTTCATTAGATAATAATAATTCAATTCCAGCTTCAAATGGAAAAATTCCTACTTTTCTAAGTGCTTTTGCAACTGGATCAATAATCTTTTCACCTTTTTGTGCAACAGTAGAATCCTTTGATATAACAATTTTTCCTGCTTTAACTTGTGCATTAATTTTTCCTGCTTTCAATTCTGATAATGCTGGTCCAGGAGGCATATCAGTTTCCCCTGCAGGAACAATAATATCATATGGTGCTATTTGTCCTGGTTTAGCAGCTAATTTTTCTCTATTTTGTTTAAAATATTTATATAAATCATAAGAAGAAATATTACTTGAATAAACTACAGCAACTGGTTCATTTAAAGCTTTTAATAATTCTGAATTTTTATTCGCGTTTTCTAATGCTCTTTTAATTACTGTTGATTTATTTACAACAAATGTTGCTTTTCCTCTAAGTTTTTTTCTTGCTTTTTGAAAAATATTATCTGGTAAATTTTTTAATCTAATTAATGCAATTGTTTTTGCACCAGTAAGTTCTTTTGTAAGTTTTTCAACTTGTTGTTTTTTCTTAATTAATGAAGGTCTTTCTGTCATTTTTATCACTCTATTTTAATGGCTTTGCCCATTGTTAATTTTAAATAAACAGACTTAATATTAGGTTCTGCTATTTTATGCCTAATACTTTCATATATATGCTCAACATTTTCTAATAATTCATCAATACTCATACTTTCAGAACCAATAGGACATTGAGTAACTGGAAGATATTTTCCTTTTATTGAAAGTCTTGTTCTTCTTTTTGCTTGTTCTATTTCATTTTTTATATTTGCAACTACTGGTTTTGGTAATTTTTTTCTTACACCTAAAACTTGCCCTAAATGTTTACCAACAACTGCCATAAGTTTTGGCTCTGCTAGAAATTCAGAATGATTTGCTAATGTTTTTAATGCATTTTTATTTTTTGCTAATTCTTGAATCTGTTCAGTATTAAGTACTTGCGCTCCTGCTTGTTGTGCTTCCAACGCCATTTGCCCTTCTGCAAAAACAACAATATTTGATTCTTTACCTCTACCTTTTGGTAAAATTATATCTAAATTTATTCTATTTTCAGGTTTTTTAAAATCTATACCTCTATAATTTACAATAAGCTCAAGAGTTTGAGTAAATTTTCTTTTTCCTTTATCTTCTAAACACTTTTCTAGCGCTTGTTTTATTTGATTCTTATTCATTTTAGTTCCCTCCTGCTACCAGCAGTACGCGCGGGTAAAAACAGAACTATAGTTTTTATTGAACAGAAGTCTTTTTAAAGCTTATCCTAATTTTTTTAATATATATAAGAGTTATACTTATATTTCTTTTACTTATTATTTAGATAATGAAATTTAAAATATTAGCAGAATATTTTGATAAAATAGAAAACGCTTCGTCTAGATTAAAAATGACTGATCATCTAGCTGAACTTTTTAAAAAATCCGATATTGATGAAATTGATAAAATTATTTATTTATGTCAAGGTTCTATTGCGCCGCGCTTTAAAGGAATTGATTTAGGAATAGGTGAAAAATTTGTAATACGCGCTATTGCACTTGCAACTGGAAATGAAACAAGATTAATTGAAACTAAATTTAAAAAATCTGGAGATTTAGGAGATGTAGCTTCTGAACTTTTATCTAAAAAAAGACAAGATTTTTTATTTTCAAATGAATTAACTGTATCAAAAGTTTTTGATAATTTTATAAAATTAGCAAATATTGGTGGAGAAGGAAGCCAAGATTCAAAAATAAAATTAATTGCTGAATTATTAAGTTCTGCAAATTCTTTAGAAGCAAGATATATTTGTAGATTTCCAGTAGGAAAATTAAGACTTGGTATTGGAGACCCAACTATTTTAGATGCACTATCTGTTTATGAAAAAGGATCAAAAGAAATGAGAGAAGAAATTGAAAGAGCATTTAATTTAACTTCAGATTTAGGATATATAGCAAAAATATTTATAGAAGACCCAAAAAAACTTAAAAAAATAAAACCAATTCCTTTTTCACCTATACGGCCTTCATTAGCAGAAAGAATGTCATCAGCTGAAGAAATATTTAAAAAATTAGGAAAATGTTTTTGCGATTCAAAATATGACGGCTTAAGAATGGCTGTACATAAAAAAGAAGATAAAGTGGAAATTTATTCAAGAAACCAGGAAAGAATTACAAAAATGTTTCCAGATATTGTTGAGGAAATAAAAAAAATAAAAGCTGAAAGTATTATTTTTGAAGGCGAAGCATTAGCATATGATGAAAAAAATGAAAAATATTATTCATTTCAAGAAACAATAAGAAGAAAAAGAAAATATGACATTAAAAAAATGAAAGAACAATTTCCAATTGAAGTTTTTGCTTTTGATTTATTATATTTAAATGGAAAAGATTATACACAAGAACCATTTAATAAAAGAAGAAAAGAATTAGAAAAAATAATACCTAAAAAAAATAAAATATTAAAAACATCTAATGGAATAATTGCTAATTCATCTAAAGATATAGAAAAATTTTATAATACTTGTTTAAAACATGGGTTAGAAGGAATAATTGCAAAAGATTTAGAAGCAGAATATATTGCAGGTGCACGCAAGTTTTCATGGATAAAATTAAAAAAATCTTATGGAAAAGTTGCAGATACATTTGATGTTGTAATTGTAGGATATTACTTAGGAAAAGGACACAGAGCGCAATTTAATTTTGGCGGTTTATTGACTGCTGTTTATAATGATGAAAAAGATAGATATGAAACTATTGCGCGTATAGGAAGCGGATTTTCAGAAGAAGAAATGGAAACTTTTGAAAAAGAATTATCTAAGATAAAATTAAATGAAAAACCTAAAGAATTAGATTCTGAAATAAAACCTGATTTCTGGGTAAATTTAAAATACGTCATAACTGTAAGCGCAGATGAAATATCTTTGTCTCCTTTACATACTTGCGCTAAAGATTCAAATACTGATAAAAAAGGTTTTGCATTGCGCTTCCCAAGAATGATAGAAATAAGAGAAGATAAAGACCCAAAAGATGCTACCACAACTAAAGAGATAAAAGAAATGTATAGAATGCAGAAAAATTAAACTTTAAGTAATTTTTTAATTATTTTAAGATACTCTTTTGCAGTATCAAGAATATCTTCAGCCTCTACTTCTTGAACTTCTTTGCTTTTTTCCAATCCATAAAGCAAATCATGTCTTGCTAATCGCAAGCTGTTTAATTCTCTAATAAATCTATTTTCTATAATTAAATTATATTTTTCTGAAATGTAAATACACAAAGCAAAATGGCTTCTCTCTTCATAACCATCTTTAAATAATAAAGCTCTTGAAGAATGAAACATTGATGTATATGCACTGATTATTGAATCTTCATAAAATTTAGAATCAAACAATTTTTCTGCGTGCTCTAATTTTTCTTCTGCTGTTTTAATAGAATAAGTTACTTTTTGCAAATTTGGTTTTGTTTTTCTTAACAAACCTTTGTCTAAACATTCTTTTATAGTCAAATTCATAAAACCACGGGTTTTTCACCATATAAAACTATTGAATTTAATATAACTTCATCATAAAAAGCTTTTTCTTTTTTAGCTTTTTGCTTCCATTCAAAAAATGTAAAAGAAATAGGCATTATCTCTCTTTTCAATTCACCCTCAAATTTTAAGAGAATAGGTTTTTTCTTTTTTATATTACGCAAAATGATCAATATATCTATATCACTTTTTTCATCTGCAGTTCCCTTTACCATACTACCATATAACAAAATAGAATCAATTTTTTCTTTTCCATAATAATCTAAAAAATAATCAACAACCCCGGTTTTTATAAATATATTTAAAAAAAGAACTCTTTTCCATTCTTTTACAAGTGGTGAATCAATAATAACTTTATATTGAGAAGTTCTACCAATCAGTTCACAAGACAACATTTTATTCTCTTTCATATAATTAAGATACTCCCTACAAGACATAGGACTTATATCTAATTCTCTTGCTAGACCTCTGATTGAAAACTTTTTGTTTGGATGAAAAAGTACTTTTTCCATTACTTTGAAAAGCCCATACTTTTTTAGCATTTTATCTCCATACAGTTCAATGTGTTCTTTTTTCATGTATTTTATATTATACATATGTATTTTTAAATATATATTAAATACTTTTTGTATTTTATATTATACATATGTATTTTATATTATAATAAAAGTT comes from Candidatus Micrarchaeia archaeon and encodes:
- a CDS encoding NAD(P)/FAD-dependent oxidoreductase, with protein sequence MKKVLIVGAGPAGLFAAYDLCENPNLEITIFDKGKKVKERICPKKATGYCSKCNPCAILHGVGGAGTFSDGKVNFHHEVGGDLLQFESLEETEKLLEKIKKIFIHFGAKPEDYFEPDGKAEELSREAKKNGVRFLPLKQLHIGSDKLPNVIENMTEFLQSKGVIFRIEKDVENILVDTNGVCGIKIKDEEIFSDYVILAPGRSGTDWLKKIAEKQKIKIEFQSVDIGVRVEVPDEVMDDITKINYDPKFYIRTERDDLVRTFCTNPHGFVSLENYGKFVCVNGHAMKTKKSKNTNFAFLVRINLTEPVEDT
- a CDS encoding helix-turn-helix domain-containing protein, whose protein sequence is MDKSKLKALGLSDQEIKIYIALLEGGPLSASQLSKNTNTYRPYVYDTLENLIGKELVTHTIKESKKEFKCAPPSALNKLLKKEKDQLKQKQDIVDLLMPKLEKIYSKPFSEFIEERFEGENVINDFNNKILNLKKKTKINEILCFGKDFEFEEEKLKIKIKKINKKMDKGIIIFNDYFAVFEEGRISLIKNKNTSEIIKIMFNMLWSNQ
- a CDS encoding HEPN domain-containing protein; translated protein: MELSNLIKTKKIKKIPIDKEQITNLLSLCERDLKASEVNLKNDLLDWSFTISYNSILQAARALMYSYGYTPNNEDIHKTTLEFVEVVLGVKHKELIEILSMIRKKRHSAVYDEAGIVTIYEANYTLKKAKEFVKLIKEKIKF
- a CDS encoding nucleotidyltransferase domain-containing protein; the encoded protein is MNKILKNKDPIFSLITSTVRVGILNYFLFINKEGNNIRGTARFLNENPAQIRREFINLEKAGIFSKKKIGNQTIYFINPSCNFMDDLRNILFKAGGYTAKIKDTLSNIEKIQSAFIYGSYAEGDFTNKSDIDLFILGSPNIEEVNRKIRDIEKIINKEINYTIMPIKEFNTKKNYGFLKNVLNKQKIILFGDCDGAF
- a CDS encoding peptidylprolyl isomerase; protein product: MIRASHILVKTKKEAEKILERIDSGETFEAIARQVSLCPSGENGGDLGFFDRGQMVKEFEDACFSAEVEDVVGPIKTDFGYHIIKITDKN
- the rpl12p gene encoding 50S ribosomal protein P1 (similar to eukaryotic L12), yielding MTKIDPYLHAALLLKGAEKDITDANILAILKAAGAEADAAKAKVLADAVKDVNWEDALKAPSMGVVPSMAVAAAPAAAKKEEPAEDEGKKEEEAAAGLAGLFG
- the rplJ gene encoding 50S ribosomal protein L10, with protein sequence MTERPSLIKKKQQVEKLTKELTGAKTIALIRLKNLPDNIFQKARKKLRGKATFVVNKSTVIKRALENANKNSELLKALNEPVAVVYSSNISSYDLYKYFKQNREKLAAKPGQIAPYDIIVPAGETDMPPGPALSELKAGKINAQVKAGKIVISKDSTVAQKGEKIIDPVAKALRKVGIFPFEAGIELLLSNEEGLVYRPDILDITSEQLTLDFKQELQNAFALSVNTNIPTAQNAEYLLQKSFMDAVNFAVNEKLYSESVIDDLISQVYSQALGLGIEVKFNKKDEPKEKTE
- a CDS encoding 50S ribosomal protein L1; this translates as MNKNQIKQALEKCLEDKGKRKFTQTLELIVNYRGIDFKKPENRINLDIILPKGRGKESNIVVFAEGQMALEAQQAGAQVLNTEQIQELAKNKNALKTLANHSEFLAEPKLMAVVGKHLGQVLGVRKKLPKPVVANIKNEIEQAKRRTRLSIKGKYLPVTQCPIGSESMSIDELLENVEHIYESIRHKIAEPNIKSVYLKLTMGKAIKIE
- a CDS encoding ATP-dependent DNA ligase is translated as MKFKILAEYFDKIENASSRLKMTDHLAELFKKSDIDEIDKIIYLCQGSIAPRFKGIDLGIGEKFVIRAIALATGNETRLIETKFKKSGDLGDVASELLSKKRQDFLFSNELTVSKVFDNFIKLANIGGEGSQDSKIKLIAELLSSANSLEARYICRFPVGKLRLGIGDPTILDALSVYEKGSKEMREEIERAFNLTSDLGYIAKIFIEDPKKLKKIKPIPFSPIRPSLAERMSSAEEIFKKLGKCFCDSKYDGLRMAVHKKEDKVEIYSRNQERITKMFPDIVEEIKKIKAESIIFEGEALAYDEKNEKYYSFQETIRRKRKYDIKKMKEQFPIEVFAFDLLYLNGKDYTQEPFNKRRKELEKIIPKKNKILKTSNGIIANSSKDIEKFYNTCLKHGLEGIIAKDLEAEYIAGARKFSWIKLKKSYGKVADTFDVVIVGYYLGKGHRAQFNFGGLLTAVYNDEKDRYETIARIGSGFSEEEMETFEKELSKIKLNEKPKELDSEIKPDFWVNLKYVITVSADEISLSPLHTCAKDSNTDKKGFALRFPRMIEIREDKDPKDATTTKEIKEMYRMQKN
- a CDS encoding HEPN domain-containing protein, whose protein sequence is MNLTIKECLDKGLLRKTKPNLQKVTYSIKTAEEKLEHAEKLFDSKFYEDSIISAYTSMFHSSRALLFKDGYEERSHFALCIYISEKYNLIIENRFIRELNSLRLARHDLLYGLEKSKEVQEVEAEDILDTAKEYLKIIKKLLKV
- a CDS encoding nucleotidyltransferase domain-containing protein, encoding MKKEHIELYGDKMLKKYGLFKVMEKVLFHPNKKFSIRGLARELDISPMSCREYLNYMKENKMLSCELIGRTSQYKVIIDSPLVKEWKRVLFLNIFIKTGVVDYFLDYYGKEKIDSILLYGSMVKGTADEKSDIDILIILRNIKKKKPILLKFEGELKREIMPISFTFFEWKQKAKKEKAFYDEVILNSIVLYGEKPVVL